In the genome of Raphanus sativus cultivar WK10039 chromosome 4, ASM80110v3, whole genome shotgun sequence, one region contains:
- the LOC108854475 gene encoding protein transport protein SEC16B homolog isoform X2, whose protein sequence is MASASQYMMMEDQTDEDFFDKLVDDSYSPTQAQASSSAKQMTFDDGSDSDDIRAFSNLSLVKGDENGTLNEAAEPGNNDVGSSKEEPSSIALEEEEDDVVQNDANNNKLSDDDVMRLEVDDDDDKPLSETGKESKVVNEAGGSHGVKEIDWGAFGADSSANDGRGFGSYSDFFTEFDGHLQGKAEVDGGNLVSNADDTNNTSVVASAGFEQQHQGEVVLDSTSGQYVDNSQSWENMYPGWRYDANTGQWYQVDGQDASMISQESYGNSASNWEGVAADNSTATVAENVSAWNQVSQVSNGYPENMVFDAQYPGWYYDTIAQEWRSLDSYNQASQTPQAHDQNGHAMYHNNSESSMYNVNDTKQTFQGQEFGMQSQQGSWDQSYSANNQQTTNTWQSGNGGQAEAAVTSASLSNFGGNQQVNNLYNTRSVAEQFKPNETGVQGFIPQHMNVASVTQNGPLSFSNDFYNSQQQYVDDVQQSYQSNQVFSPSAGRSPDGRPPHALVNFGFGGKIIVMKDDNGSFQNSSFGSQGTGGSSISLVNLAEVICGSASYPSPGENSSSYFHCLHQQPLPGPLVGGNVGSKDLNKWFDERILHCESSGMDFSSGKLLKMLLSLLRISCQYYGKLRSPFGTDTTQKETDSAEAAVAKLFAFAKKDAVQNGYAPFSQCLQQLPPESQLQATASEVQNLLASGRKMEALQCAQEGHLWGPALVIAAQLGQQFYGDTVKQMALRQLVPGSPLRTLCLLVAGQPAEVFSTGSTSDLSSPGSLNVPQQQAQFGSSSMLDNWEENLGVITANRTTDDELVITHLGDCMWKERGEIMAAHICYLIADKNFDQYSDSARLCLVGGDHWKYPRTYASPEAIQRTELYEYSKTLGNSQFILLPFQPYKVIYAHMLAEVGKLSAAQKYCQAVLKCLKTGRSPEADTWKQCVSSLEERIRIHQQGGYTANLAPTKLVGRLLNLFDSTANRVVGGMPPPAPHSTTGSLQSKEYHHQQQEATKLPYSQSVNTMSSLMPPASVESLHESGGNVKRTAVHTRSVSEPDFGRTPIQDLADCPKEKVEGATKLKSSGSVTGSRFSRFGFGMLKDTVGRVLQSRSSSKEAKLGAENQFYYDDKLKRWVEKGVEPPAEEAALPPPPTLGTYKNNSLSYENKSEMNPPSGSWSSNGPTPSENSSGMPPLSQSSNQFSARGRMGVRARYVDTFNQGRGNSQTMFQSHPAQSAKPPIPAKAKFFIPATPASSSNGHASEPAATETRQEENSAEEVAASSRAPPQMTMQRFPSMDNIQVNGLGISANGDHPPPASRRTASWSGNFNTSFTSPTSPPTFKPVLLNGGSIVEELQEVEL, encoded by the exons aTGGCATCGGCTTCTCAATACATGATGATGGAAGATCAGACGGATGAGGATTTCTTCGATAAACTTGTCGATGATTCCTATTCCCCCACCCAAGCTCAGGCTTCGTCTTCTGCCAAACAGATGACATTCGATGACGGTAGTGACTCAGATGACATCAGAGCCTTTTCGAATCTCTCTCTTGTTAAAGGCGATGAAAATGGGACATTGAATGAAGCTGCAGAGCCGGGGAACAACGACGTTGGCTCGAGTAAAGAAGAGCCTTCATCTATTGctttggaagaagaagaagatgatgtcgTCCAGAATGATgctaataataataagttaAGTGATGATGATGTGATGAGACTGGaagtggatgatgatgatgataagcCGCTGTCTGAAACAGGTAAAGAAAGCAAGGTGGTTAATGAGGCAGGGGGGAGTCATGGGGTTAAGGAGATTGATTGGGGCGCCTTTGGTGCGGATTCGTCTGCAAATGACGGTCGTGGCTTTGGTTCTTACTCTGATTTCTTCACCGAGTTTGACGGACATTTACAAGGGAAGGCGGAGGTTGATGGTGGAAACTTGGTATCCAATGCTGATGATACAAACAACACAAGCGTTGTTGCCTCGGCAGGTTTCGAGCAACAACATCAGGGTGAAGTGGTTCTGGATTCTACAAGTGGGCAGTACGTGGATAACAGTCAATCTTGGGAGAATATGTATCCTGGGTGGAGATATGATGCAAATACTGGCCAATGGTATCAAGTTGATGGTCAAGATGCAAGCATGATTTCACAGGAGAGCTACGGTAACTCAGCGAGTAACTGGGAAGGCGTTGCTGCTGATAATTCAACCGCTACAGTGGCTGAGAATGTGTCTGCTTGGAACCAGGTTTCACAAGTGAGCAATGGATATCCAGAGAACATGGTCTTTGACGCCCAGTATCCAGGGTGGTACTATGACACAATTGCTCAAGAATGGCGCTCTCTGGACAGCTACAACCAGGCTTCTCAAACACCTCAAGCCCATGATCAGAATGGTCATGCTATGTATCACAATAATAGCGAGAGTAGCATGTATAATGTTAATGATACAAAACAGACATTCCAAGGCCAAGAATTTGGTATGCAGAGCCAACAAGGAAGTTGGGACCAATCTTACTCTGCCAACAACCAGCAAACTACAAACACATGGCAATCAGGAAATGGAGGTCAGGCGGAGGCAGCTGTAACTTCTGCCTCGTTATCAAATTTTGGAGGAAACCAGCAAGTAAATAATTTGTACAACACAAGATCTGTGGCTGAACAGTTCAAGCCAAATGAGACTGGAGTTCAAGGCTTCATCCCCCAGCATATGAATGTGGCTAGTGTCACGCAGAATGGACCATTGAGTTTCtcaaatgatttttataatagCCAGCAGCAATACGTAGATGATGTTCAACAGTCATACCAGAGCAATCAGGTTTTCTCCCCAAGTGCAGGAAGATCACCTGATGGGCGTCCACCACATGCACTTGTCAATTTTGGGTTTGGCGGAAAGATCATTGTTATGAAGGATGATAATGGTTCTTTCCAGAATTCATCATTTGGAAGTCAG GGAACTGGGGGAAGCTCTATCTCTCTCGTAAACTTGGCAGAAGTTATTTGTGGGAGTGCCTCTTATCCAAGTCCTGGGGAAAACTCTTCCAGTTACTTTCATTGTCTGCATCAACAACCTCTTCCAGGTCCCTTGGTTGGAGGAAATGTTGGAAGTAAAGACTTAAATAAGTGGTTTGATGAGAGAATCTTACACTGTGAATCTTCTGGCATGGATTTTTCTAGTGGGAAGCTTTTAAAAATGCTACTTTCTTTGCTCAGAATATCTTGCCAGTATTATGGGAAACTCCGGTCTCCTTTTGGAACTGATACAACGCAGAAG GAAACGGATTCTGCCGAGGCAGCAGTCGCTAAACTTTTTGCATTTGCCAAGAAAGATGCCGTACAAAATGGTTATGCTCCTTTTAGCCAGTGCTTGCAGCAATTACCACCAGAATCACAACTGCAA GCAACTGCTTCAGAGGTACAGAATCTTCTGGCTTCTGGTAGGAAAATGGAAGCTCTCCAATGTGCACAAGAAGGTCATTTGTGGGGACCTGCACTTGTTATTGCGGCTCAACTTGGCCAACAG TTCTATGGTGACACTGTCAAACAAATGGCCCTTCGCCAGCTCGTACCTGGGTCACCTTTACGGACATTGTGCCTTCTGGTTGCAGGGCAACCCGCTGAAGTGTTCTCCACTGGAAGTACAAGCGATCTCAGCTCTCCTGGTTCCTTAAATGTGCCTCAACAGCAAGCCCAG TTTGGAAGTAGCAGCATGCTTGACAATTGGGAAGAGAATCTGGGTGTAATAACTGCCAACAGGACCACAGATGATGAACTTGTGATAACACATCTTGGAGATTGCATGTGGAAAGAAAGGGGCGAG ATAATGGCAGCGCATATTTGCTATTTAATCGCGGATAAGAACTTTGATCAATACTCAGATAGTGCCAGACTTTGCCTTGTCGGAGGGGACCACTGGAAATATCCTCGAACATACGCAAGTCCAGAGGCTATAcag AGAACAGAGTTATATGAATACTCCAAGACGCTGGGAAACTCTCAGTTTATCCTGTTACCGTTTCAACCATATAAAGTCATATATGCCCATATGCTGGCTGAAGTTGGTAAACTTTCGGCTGCACAAAA GTACTGTCAAGCAGTATTAAAATGCCTCAAGACTGGCCGATCTCCTGAAGCGGACACGTGGAAACAGTGTGTTTCGTCACTGGAAGAGAGAATCCGTATCCACCAACAG GGTGGATATACTGCGAATTTGGCTCCAACAAAACTTGTTGGAAGACTGCTAAACCTTTTTGATAGCACGGCAAATCGTGTTGTTGGGGGCATGCCGCCACCTGCACCACATTCAACAACAGGAAGCCTTCAGTCAAAAGAGTATCATCACCAACAGCAGGAAGCTACTAAGTTACCTTATAGTCAATCGGTGAATACAATGTCATCACTGATGCCACCTGCTTCAGTGGAATCTCTACATGAGTCCGGTGGGAATGTGAAGAGAACGGCAGTACATACAAGAAGTGTATCAGAGCCAGACTTCGGTAGAACGCCAATACAG GATCTGGCTGACTGTCCAAAAGAAAAGGTTGAAGGGGCGACAAAGTTGAAATCATCTGGGAGTGTGACAGGTTCGAGGTTTAGTCGATTTGGTTTTGGCATGCTAAAGGACACGGTAGGGAGGGTCTTACAGTCTCGGTCATCATCGAAAGAG GCAAAACTGGGCGCAGAAAATCAATTCTACTATGATGATAAACTAAAGAGATGGGTGGAGAAAGGTGTGGAACCCCCAGCCGAGGAAGCTGCACTGCCTCCTCCTCCAACATTAGGCACTTACAAAAACAACTCACTGAGTTATGAAAACAAATCTGAGATGAATCCACCTAGCGGGAGCTGGAGTTCCAACGGCCCAACTCCGTCAGAGAATTCTTCAGGAATGCCACCACTCTCACAGAGTTCGAATCAATTCTCAGCTCGTGGACGTATGGGTGTGCGCGCAAG ATACGTTGACACCTTTAATCAAGGTCGTGGAAACTCTCAGACCATGTTTCAGTCACATCCTGCACAATCTGCTAAACCACCAATCCCTGCAAAAGCAAAATTCTTTATCCCAGCAACACCTGCATCGTCTTCAAACGGCCATGCATCGGAACCAGCTGCTACTGAAACAAGACAGGAGGAGAACTCTGCAGAGGAAGTAGCAGCATCTTCAAGGGCTCCACCACAAATGACGATGCAGAGATTTCCAAGTATGGACAACATCCAAGTAAATGGATTGGGAATAAGCGCCAACGGGGATCATCCTCCTCCTGCTTCCAGAAGAACAGCTTCATGGAGCGGAAACTTCAACACCTCGTTTACGTCTCCAACTAGTCCACCAACTTTCAAACCAGTCTTACTAAACGGTGGCAGCATAGTAGAGGAGCTTCAGGAAGTGGAACTTTAA
- the LOC108854475 gene encoding protein transport protein SEC16B homolog isoform X1 has protein sequence MASASQYMMMEDQTDEDFFDKLVDDSYSPTQAQASSSAKQMTFDDGSDSDDIRAFSNLSLVKGDENGTLNEAAEPGNNDVGSSKEEPSSIALEEEEDDVVQNDANNNKLSDDDVMRLEVDDDDDKPLSETGKESKVVNEAGGSHGVKEIDWGAFGADSSANDGRGFGSYSDFFTEFDGHLQGKAEVDGGNLVSNADDTNNTSVVASAGFEQQHQGEVVLDSTSGQYVDNSQSWENMYPGWRYDANTGQWYQVDGQDASMISQESYGNSASNWEGVAADNSTATVAENVSAWNQVSQVSNGYPENMVFDAQYPGWYYDTIAQEWRSLDSYNQASQTPQAHDQNGHAMYHNNSESSMYNVNDTKQTFQGQEFGMQSQQGSWDQSYSANNQQTTNTWQSGNGGQAEAAVTSASLSNFGGNQQVNNLYNTRSVAEQFKPNETGVQGFIPQHMNVASVTQNGPLSFSNDFYNSQQQYVDDVQQSYQSNQVFSPSAGRSPDGRPPHALVNFGFGGKIIVMKDDNGSFQNSSFGSQKGTGGSSISLVNLAEVICGSASYPSPGENSSSYFHCLHQQPLPGPLVGGNVGSKDLNKWFDERILHCESSGMDFSSGKLLKMLLSLLRISCQYYGKLRSPFGTDTTQKETDSAEAAVAKLFAFAKKDAVQNGYAPFSQCLQQLPPESQLQATASEVQNLLASGRKMEALQCAQEGHLWGPALVIAAQLGQQFYGDTVKQMALRQLVPGSPLRTLCLLVAGQPAEVFSTGSTSDLSSPGSLNVPQQQAQFGSSSMLDNWEENLGVITANRTTDDELVITHLGDCMWKERGEIMAAHICYLIADKNFDQYSDSARLCLVGGDHWKYPRTYASPEAIQRTELYEYSKTLGNSQFILLPFQPYKVIYAHMLAEVGKLSAAQKYCQAVLKCLKTGRSPEADTWKQCVSSLEERIRIHQQGGYTANLAPTKLVGRLLNLFDSTANRVVGGMPPPAPHSTTGSLQSKEYHHQQQEATKLPYSQSVNTMSSLMPPASVESLHESGGNVKRTAVHTRSVSEPDFGRTPIQDLADCPKEKVEGATKLKSSGSVTGSRFSRFGFGMLKDTVGRVLQSRSSSKEAKLGAENQFYYDDKLKRWVEKGVEPPAEEAALPPPPTLGTYKNNSLSYENKSEMNPPSGSWSSNGPTPSENSSGMPPLSQSSNQFSARGRMGVRARYVDTFNQGRGNSQTMFQSHPAQSAKPPIPAKAKFFIPATPASSSNGHASEPAATETRQEENSAEEVAASSRAPPQMTMQRFPSMDNIQVNGLGISANGDHPPPASRRTASWSGNFNTSFTSPTSPPTFKPVLLNGGSIVEELQEVEL, from the exons aTGGCATCGGCTTCTCAATACATGATGATGGAAGATCAGACGGATGAGGATTTCTTCGATAAACTTGTCGATGATTCCTATTCCCCCACCCAAGCTCAGGCTTCGTCTTCTGCCAAACAGATGACATTCGATGACGGTAGTGACTCAGATGACATCAGAGCCTTTTCGAATCTCTCTCTTGTTAAAGGCGATGAAAATGGGACATTGAATGAAGCTGCAGAGCCGGGGAACAACGACGTTGGCTCGAGTAAAGAAGAGCCTTCATCTATTGctttggaagaagaagaagatgatgtcgTCCAGAATGATgctaataataataagttaAGTGATGATGATGTGATGAGACTGGaagtggatgatgatgatgataagcCGCTGTCTGAAACAGGTAAAGAAAGCAAGGTGGTTAATGAGGCAGGGGGGAGTCATGGGGTTAAGGAGATTGATTGGGGCGCCTTTGGTGCGGATTCGTCTGCAAATGACGGTCGTGGCTTTGGTTCTTACTCTGATTTCTTCACCGAGTTTGACGGACATTTACAAGGGAAGGCGGAGGTTGATGGTGGAAACTTGGTATCCAATGCTGATGATACAAACAACACAAGCGTTGTTGCCTCGGCAGGTTTCGAGCAACAACATCAGGGTGAAGTGGTTCTGGATTCTACAAGTGGGCAGTACGTGGATAACAGTCAATCTTGGGAGAATATGTATCCTGGGTGGAGATATGATGCAAATACTGGCCAATGGTATCAAGTTGATGGTCAAGATGCAAGCATGATTTCACAGGAGAGCTACGGTAACTCAGCGAGTAACTGGGAAGGCGTTGCTGCTGATAATTCAACCGCTACAGTGGCTGAGAATGTGTCTGCTTGGAACCAGGTTTCACAAGTGAGCAATGGATATCCAGAGAACATGGTCTTTGACGCCCAGTATCCAGGGTGGTACTATGACACAATTGCTCAAGAATGGCGCTCTCTGGACAGCTACAACCAGGCTTCTCAAACACCTCAAGCCCATGATCAGAATGGTCATGCTATGTATCACAATAATAGCGAGAGTAGCATGTATAATGTTAATGATACAAAACAGACATTCCAAGGCCAAGAATTTGGTATGCAGAGCCAACAAGGAAGTTGGGACCAATCTTACTCTGCCAACAACCAGCAAACTACAAACACATGGCAATCAGGAAATGGAGGTCAGGCGGAGGCAGCTGTAACTTCTGCCTCGTTATCAAATTTTGGAGGAAACCAGCAAGTAAATAATTTGTACAACACAAGATCTGTGGCTGAACAGTTCAAGCCAAATGAGACTGGAGTTCAAGGCTTCATCCCCCAGCATATGAATGTGGCTAGTGTCACGCAGAATGGACCATTGAGTTTCtcaaatgatttttataatagCCAGCAGCAATACGTAGATGATGTTCAACAGTCATACCAGAGCAATCAGGTTTTCTCCCCAAGTGCAGGAAGATCACCTGATGGGCGTCCACCACATGCACTTGTCAATTTTGGGTTTGGCGGAAAGATCATTGTTATGAAGGATGATAATGGTTCTTTCCAGAATTCATCATTTGGAAGTCAG AAGGGAACTGGGGGAAGCTCTATCTCTCTCGTAAACTTGGCAGAAGTTATTTGTGGGAGTGCCTCTTATCCAAGTCCTGGGGAAAACTCTTCCAGTTACTTTCATTGTCTGCATCAACAACCTCTTCCAGGTCCCTTGGTTGGAGGAAATGTTGGAAGTAAAGACTTAAATAAGTGGTTTGATGAGAGAATCTTACACTGTGAATCTTCTGGCATGGATTTTTCTAGTGGGAAGCTTTTAAAAATGCTACTTTCTTTGCTCAGAATATCTTGCCAGTATTATGGGAAACTCCGGTCTCCTTTTGGAACTGATACAACGCAGAAG GAAACGGATTCTGCCGAGGCAGCAGTCGCTAAACTTTTTGCATTTGCCAAGAAAGATGCCGTACAAAATGGTTATGCTCCTTTTAGCCAGTGCTTGCAGCAATTACCACCAGAATCACAACTGCAA GCAACTGCTTCAGAGGTACAGAATCTTCTGGCTTCTGGTAGGAAAATGGAAGCTCTCCAATGTGCACAAGAAGGTCATTTGTGGGGACCTGCACTTGTTATTGCGGCTCAACTTGGCCAACAG TTCTATGGTGACACTGTCAAACAAATGGCCCTTCGCCAGCTCGTACCTGGGTCACCTTTACGGACATTGTGCCTTCTGGTTGCAGGGCAACCCGCTGAAGTGTTCTCCACTGGAAGTACAAGCGATCTCAGCTCTCCTGGTTCCTTAAATGTGCCTCAACAGCAAGCCCAG TTTGGAAGTAGCAGCATGCTTGACAATTGGGAAGAGAATCTGGGTGTAATAACTGCCAACAGGACCACAGATGATGAACTTGTGATAACACATCTTGGAGATTGCATGTGGAAAGAAAGGGGCGAG ATAATGGCAGCGCATATTTGCTATTTAATCGCGGATAAGAACTTTGATCAATACTCAGATAGTGCCAGACTTTGCCTTGTCGGAGGGGACCACTGGAAATATCCTCGAACATACGCAAGTCCAGAGGCTATAcag AGAACAGAGTTATATGAATACTCCAAGACGCTGGGAAACTCTCAGTTTATCCTGTTACCGTTTCAACCATATAAAGTCATATATGCCCATATGCTGGCTGAAGTTGGTAAACTTTCGGCTGCACAAAA GTACTGTCAAGCAGTATTAAAATGCCTCAAGACTGGCCGATCTCCTGAAGCGGACACGTGGAAACAGTGTGTTTCGTCACTGGAAGAGAGAATCCGTATCCACCAACAG GGTGGATATACTGCGAATTTGGCTCCAACAAAACTTGTTGGAAGACTGCTAAACCTTTTTGATAGCACGGCAAATCGTGTTGTTGGGGGCATGCCGCCACCTGCACCACATTCAACAACAGGAAGCCTTCAGTCAAAAGAGTATCATCACCAACAGCAGGAAGCTACTAAGTTACCTTATAGTCAATCGGTGAATACAATGTCATCACTGATGCCACCTGCTTCAGTGGAATCTCTACATGAGTCCGGTGGGAATGTGAAGAGAACGGCAGTACATACAAGAAGTGTATCAGAGCCAGACTTCGGTAGAACGCCAATACAG GATCTGGCTGACTGTCCAAAAGAAAAGGTTGAAGGGGCGACAAAGTTGAAATCATCTGGGAGTGTGACAGGTTCGAGGTTTAGTCGATTTGGTTTTGGCATGCTAAAGGACACGGTAGGGAGGGTCTTACAGTCTCGGTCATCATCGAAAGAG GCAAAACTGGGCGCAGAAAATCAATTCTACTATGATGATAAACTAAAGAGATGGGTGGAGAAAGGTGTGGAACCCCCAGCCGAGGAAGCTGCACTGCCTCCTCCTCCAACATTAGGCACTTACAAAAACAACTCACTGAGTTATGAAAACAAATCTGAGATGAATCCACCTAGCGGGAGCTGGAGTTCCAACGGCCCAACTCCGTCAGAGAATTCTTCAGGAATGCCACCACTCTCACAGAGTTCGAATCAATTCTCAGCTCGTGGACGTATGGGTGTGCGCGCAAG ATACGTTGACACCTTTAATCAAGGTCGTGGAAACTCTCAGACCATGTTTCAGTCACATCCTGCACAATCTGCTAAACCACCAATCCCTGCAAAAGCAAAATTCTTTATCCCAGCAACACCTGCATCGTCTTCAAACGGCCATGCATCGGAACCAGCTGCTACTGAAACAAGACAGGAGGAGAACTCTGCAGAGGAAGTAGCAGCATCTTCAAGGGCTCCACCACAAATGACGATGCAGAGATTTCCAAGTATGGACAACATCCAAGTAAATGGATTGGGAATAAGCGCCAACGGGGATCATCCTCCTCCTGCTTCCAGAAGAACAGCTTCATGGAGCGGAAACTTCAACACCTCGTTTACGTCTCCAACTAGTCCACCAACTTTCAAACCAGTCTTACTAAACGGTGGCAGCATAGTAGAGGAGCTTCAGGAAGTGGAACTTTAA